A window from Azoarcus sp. DD4 encodes these proteins:
- a CDS encoding sigma-54 dependent transcriptional regulator produces the protein MSSPLHVLVIEDDPNVRLGCEQALQLAGITVDSVGSAEAGLPRLAPGFPGVVVTDMRLPGADGLSVVRRAHELDPDLPVIMITGHGDVTLAVEAMRSGAYDFIQKPFTPDLLVEVVRRALDKRGLALEVVELRRRLEQREGLDAALIGRSPQMERLRRLILDVAGQTVDVLIHGETGTGKELVARCLHDRGPRRKANFVALNCGGLPDNLLDSELFGHEAGAFTGAQKRRVGKIEHASGGTLFLDELESMPMGVQIKLLRVLQERVIERLGSNQLLPVDTRVVAATKDDLLELAGQGKFRADLYYRLNVVTIELPPLRERREDIPLLLEYFLLQAAQRFERPLPAVNPEQMNRLMAHGWPGNVRELRNVADCLVLGVANAVLATGGDAAGNALSLSEQVEHFERSLIDAELRRQGGNLSRAAEALHVAKTTLHDKIRKYGLGTREF, from the coding sequence ATGAGCTCTCCACTCCATGTCCTCGTCATCGAAGACGATCCCAATGTGCGGCTCGGCTGCGAGCAGGCGCTGCAGCTGGCCGGCATCACCGTGGACAGCGTCGGCTCGGCCGAAGCCGGGCTGCCCAGGCTGGCCCCCGGCTTTCCCGGCGTCGTCGTCACCGACATGCGCCTGCCGGGCGCCGACGGCCTCAGCGTGGTGCGCCGCGCCCACGAGCTCGACCCCGACCTGCCGGTGATCATGATCACCGGCCACGGCGACGTCACCCTCGCGGTGGAGGCGATGCGCAGCGGCGCCTACGACTTCATCCAGAAGCCCTTCACGCCCGACCTGCTGGTGGAAGTGGTGCGGCGCGCGCTCGACAAGCGTGGCCTCGCGCTGGAAGTGGTGGAGCTGCGCCGCCGGCTGGAGCAGCGCGAGGGGCTGGACGCCGCGCTGATCGGCCGTTCGCCGCAGATGGAGCGGCTGCGCCGGCTTATCCTCGACGTCGCCGGGCAGACGGTGGACGTCCTTATCCACGGCGAGACCGGCACCGGCAAGGAACTGGTAGCGCGCTGCCTGCACGACCGCGGCCCGCGCCGCAAGGCCAACTTCGTCGCGCTCAACTGCGGCGGCCTGCCCGACAACCTGCTCGACAGCGAACTGTTCGGCCACGAGGCCGGCGCCTTCACCGGCGCGCAGAAACGCCGCGTCGGCAAGATCGAGCACGCCAGCGGCGGCACGCTCTTCCTCGACGAGCTGGAGAGCATGCCGATGGGAGTGCAGATCAAGCTGCTGCGGGTGCTGCAGGAGCGCGTAATCGAACGCCTCGGCTCCAACCAGCTTCTGCCGGTCGACACCCGCGTCGTCGCCGCGACCAAGGACGACCTGCTCGAACTCGCCGGGCAGGGGAAATTCCGCGCCGACCTTTACTACCGGCTCAACGTCGTCACCATCGAGCTGCCGCCGCTGCGCGAACGCCGCGAGGACATCCCGCTGCTGCTCGAATACTTCCTGCTGCAGGCCGCGCAGCGCTTCGAGCGGCCGCTGCCAGCGGTGAATCCGGAGCAGATGAACCGGCTGATGGCGCACGGCTGGCCGGGCAACGTGCGCGAGCTGCGCAACGTCGCCGACTGTCTGGTGCTGGGCGTGGCCAACGCGGTGCTGGCCACCGGCGGCGATGCCGCGGGCAATGCGCTGTCGCTGTCCGAGCAGGTCGAACACTTCGAGCGCAGCCTGATCGACGCCGAGCTGCGCCGCCAGGGCGGCAACCTCAGCCGCGCCGCCGAAGCGCTGCACGTAGCCAAGACCACCCTGCACGACAAGATCCGCAAGTACGGGCTGGGCACGCGGGAATTCTGA
- a CDS encoding ATP-binding protein, translating into MDATAPQPRDAPGHRLQRHDPLILALCVVLISLAGLSGYRLGEHFGMRALRIEASHRLDLGAAAIDGVVNRYAHIPATVELSGEVIGLLRDPASPARAQAVNRYLERLNRHIGSIAIFVLDRQGIVRSASNWARDDSFIGEDLTFRPYFQTAIEGRPGRHFAIGTTRGDPGYFVSHPIRDGNETIGVAVIKIGLGGLEETWLSLGAPALITDENGVVILTAVPAWLYRSLAPLPQAIQAEVASNRLYNDRPIEPLELSLDPTAGETGTEIRLDRRIALPPELPRNSGHYLVQARQLPDTGWQLLVFSDLTAVRHQAVSQAALALIGAAFLVLLGVFIAQRRRIARQRLDAQRLLQRANAELENKVARRTRALTESIARLRKEVAVRQHAEQTLHAAQDELVQAGKLAVLGQLATSVTHELTQPLGAMRTLAGNAIEFMRRGDQATAGKNLDIIGRLADQMASIITPLKTFARKSPAVPAEVDVAHAVGNALFLLEQRLRSADITVDNACRPGDVIAWCDQNRLEQVLINLVGNAIDAMRGQPRRELSINAALHADGRILLRIGDTGCGVPEALRGRLFEPFFTTKPAGEGLGLGLAISRDIVREFGGDLVADNRASGGTYFTLFLNPPARQESSAS; encoded by the coding sequence ATGGACGCCACCGCCCCCCAACCCCGCGACGCGCCCGGACACCGGCTGCAGCGTCACGATCCGCTGATCCTCGCGCTGTGCGTGGTGCTGATCAGCCTGGCCGGGCTGAGCGGCTATCGCCTCGGCGAGCACTTCGGCATGCGCGCGCTGCGCATCGAGGCCAGCCACCGCCTCGACCTCGGCGCAGCAGCCATCGATGGCGTAGTGAACCGCTACGCCCACATCCCGGCCACGGTGGAGCTGTCCGGCGAGGTGATCGGCCTGCTGCGCGATCCGGCCAGCCCGGCGCGCGCGCAGGCGGTCAACCGCTACCTCGAACGGCTCAACCGCCACATCGGCAGCATCGCGATCTTCGTCCTCGACCGCCAGGGCATCGTACGTTCGGCCAGCAACTGGGCGCGCGACGACAGCTTCATCGGCGAGGACCTCACCTTCCGGCCCTACTTCCAGACCGCCATCGAAGGCCGCCCCGGCCGCCATTTCGCCATCGGCACCACCCGCGGCGATCCGGGCTATTTCGTTTCGCACCCGATCCGCGACGGCAACGAGACCATAGGCGTGGCGGTCATCAAGATCGGGCTGGGCGGCCTGGAAGAAACCTGGCTGTCACTGGGCGCACCGGCGCTGATCACCGACGAGAACGGCGTCGTCATCCTCACCGCGGTGCCGGCCTGGCTGTATCGCTCGCTTGCACCGCTGCCGCAGGCGATCCAGGCCGAGGTCGCAAGCAACCGCCTCTACAACGACCGCCCGATCGAACCGCTGGAGCTCAGCCTCGACCCGACCGCGGGCGAGACCGGCACCGAAATCCGGCTCGACCGCCGTATCGCCCTGCCGCCCGAGCTGCCGCGCAATTCCGGCCACTATCTGGTGCAGGCGCGCCAGTTGCCGGACACCGGCTGGCAGCTGCTGGTGTTCTCCGACCTCACCGCGGTGCGGCACCAGGCGGTCAGCCAGGCGGCGCTGGCGCTGATCGGTGCCGCCTTCCTGGTGCTGCTCGGCGTATTCATCGCGCAGCGCCGCCGTATCGCCCGCCAGCGTCTCGATGCCCAGCGCCTGCTCCAGCGCGCCAATGCCGAGCTGGAGAACAAGGTTGCCCGCCGCACCCGCGCGCTGACCGAATCGATCGCCCGGCTGCGCAAGGAGGTGGCGGTGCGCCAGCACGCCGAACAGACCCTGCACGCCGCCCAGGACGAACTGGTGCAGGCCGGCAAGCTGGCGGTGCTGGGCCAGCTCGCCACCAGCGTCACCCACGAGCTGACCCAGCCGCTGGGCGCGATGCGCACGCTGGCCGGCAACGCCATCGAGTTCATGCGCCGCGGCGACCAGGCCACCGCCGGCAAGAACCTCGACATCATCGGCCGGCTGGCCGACCAGATGGCGAGCATCATCACGCCGCTCAAGACCTTCGCCCGCAAGTCGCCGGCGGTGCCGGCCGAAGTCGACGTCGCCCATGCGGTGGGCAACGCGCTCTTCCTGCTCGAACAGCGGCTGCGCAGCGCGGACATCACGGTGGACAACGCCTGCAGGCCGGGCGATGTGATCGCCTGGTGCGACCAGAACCGGCTCGAGCAGGTGCTGATCAACCTCGTCGGCAACGCCATCGACGCGATGCGCGGCCAGCCGCGGCGCGAACTCTCCATCAACGCCGCGCTGCATGCCGACGGCCGCATCCTGCTGCGCATCGGCGACACCGGCTGCGGCGTGCCGGAAGCGCTGCGCGGCCGCCTGTTCGAACCCTTCTTCACCACCAAGCCGGCCGGCGAGGGCCTCGGCCTCGGGCTGGCAATCTCGCGCGACATCGTGCGCGAGTTCGGCGGCGATCTGGTCGCCGACAACCGCGCCAGCGGCGGCACCTATTTCACCCTTTTCCTGAATCCGCCCGCGCGGCAGGAGTCCTCCGCATCATGA
- a CDS encoding cation:proton antiporter, which translates to MDAHEAFPFLKETILFLALSGILIPLLARLRINPVLGFLAVGTVLGPYGLASFATDQPWLGYLTFPRLEDVEVLAELGVIFLMFMIGLEMSVDRLWSMRRQVFGLGTLQVVLTALLIGGIARAFGNGTEASVILGLVLSFSSTAIVMQLLIQRGELGGPLGQSAFAILLLQDLAVVPLLVLLSILGAGNSGESFPLLLGMAAAKGLVTVGLIYLVGRRLVRPVFHQITISRQPDTFMALTLLTTLGVAALTWTAGLSMALGALLAGLIIAETEFRHEVEVTIEPFKGLLMGLFFLSVGMGIDLRALIAEPLWIPLAVAGLMAIKGVVVFVLLRVFGLSWGRAAEGGFLLGQGGEFAFIVIGLALSFKLLPRDVGQFMLLAVGLSMLAAPVAARLGRDLGIALDRRRPPEAAEELEFGELRGHVIIAGYGRVGQMVGQMLAEQGIAHVAVENDAKLVALQRKAGAAVIYGDASRPELLRKLHLDRALAVVLTMDHTAAAVHAVKGIRRTQSQIRIIARARDEKHALTLREAGASVVVPETLESGLKLTGSVLETLGVPADAASRLLEQERERRIVAFREA; encoded by the coding sequence ATGGACGCCCACGAAGCCTTCCCGTTCCTGAAAGAGACCATCCTCTTTCTCGCCCTGTCGGGCATCCTGATTCCGCTCCTCGCCCGCCTGCGCATCAACCCGGTGCTCGGCTTTCTCGCGGTCGGGACGGTGCTCGGGCCCTATGGTCTGGCAAGCTTCGCCACCGACCAGCCCTGGCTCGGCTACCTGACCTTTCCGCGTCTGGAAGACGTCGAGGTGCTGGCCGAGCTCGGCGTGATCTTCCTGATGTTCATGATCGGCCTGGAGATGTCGGTGGACCGGCTGTGGTCGATGCGGCGCCAGGTATTCGGCCTCGGCACGCTGCAAGTGGTGCTGACCGCGCTGCTGATCGGCGGCATCGCCCGCGCCTTCGGCAACGGCACCGAGGCCTCGGTGATCCTCGGCCTGGTGCTGTCCTTCTCGTCCACCGCCATCGTCATGCAACTGCTGATCCAGCGCGGCGAACTCGGCGGCCCGCTCGGCCAGTCGGCCTTCGCCATCCTGCTGCTGCAGGATCTGGCGGTGGTGCCGCTGCTGGTGCTGCTCAGCATCCTCGGCGCCGGCAACAGCGGCGAGAGCTTCCCGCTGCTGCTCGGCATGGCAGCCGCCAAGGGCCTGGTCACCGTCGGCCTGATCTACCTCGTCGGCCGCCGCCTGGTGCGGCCGGTGTTCCACCAGATCACGATCAGCCGCCAGCCCGACACCTTCATGGCGCTGACCCTGCTCACCACCCTGGGCGTCGCCGCGCTGACCTGGACGGCCGGTCTGTCGATGGCGCTGGGCGCGCTGCTGGCCGGGCTGATCATCGCCGAGACCGAGTTCCGCCACGAGGTCGAAGTCACCATCGAGCCCTTCAAGGGTCTGCTGATGGGCCTGTTCTTCCTCTCGGTGGGCATGGGCATAGACCTGCGCGCGCTGATCGCCGAGCCGCTCTGGATACCGCTGGCGGTGGCCGGCCTGATGGCGATCAAGGGCGTGGTGGTGTTCGTGCTGCTGCGCGTCTTCGGACTGTCGTGGGGGCGGGCCGCCGAAGGCGGTTTCCTGCTGGGCCAGGGCGGCGAATTCGCCTTCATCGTGATCGGCCTGGCGCTGTCCTTCAAGCTGCTGCCGCGCGACGTCGGCCAGTTCATGCTGCTGGCGGTCGGCCTGTCCATGCTGGCAGCCCCGGTGGCAGCACGGCTCGGCCGCGATCTCGGCATCGCCCTCGACCGCCGCCGTCCGCCGGAAGCCGCCGAGGAGCTCGAGTTCGGCGAGCTGCGTGGCCACGTCATCATCGCCGGCTACGGCCGGGTCGGTCAGATGGTGGGGCAGATGCTGGCCGAGCAGGGCATAGCCCACGTCGCGGTGGAAAACGACGCCAAACTGGTCGCACTGCAGCGCAAGGCCGGCGCTGCGGTGATCTACGGCGACGCCAGCCGGCCCGAGCTGCTGCGCAAGCTGCACCTGGACCGCGCGCTGGCGGTGGTGCTGACCATGGACCACACCGCCGCCGCCGTCCATGCCGTGAAGGGGATACGCCGCACCCAGTCGCAGATCCGCATCATCGCCCGCGCCCGCGACGAGAAACACGCGCTGACGCTGCGCGAAGCAGGCGCGTCGGTGGTGGTGCCGGAGACGCTGGAATCCGGCCTCAAGCTCACCGGTTCGGTGCTCGAAACCCTGGGCGTGCCGGCCGACGCCGCCAGCCGCCTGCTCGAGCAGGAGCGCGAACGGCGCATCGTTGCCTTCCGCGAGGCTTGA
- a CDS encoding diguanylate cyclase domain-containing protein, whose protein sequence is MQRRSLQSWTSILFAALGVAAAALVLFAGSLIEARLHERWRTERLSELSGLRAQLEGRLNGAINLSAGLIAHVAVHGGIEHAEFEALARELMAERSLLRNITLAPANVIDMVYPLKGNEAALGLDLLNHPVQGAATRRMLALGQPVLAGPVELVQGGRALIHRVPIFLSPPGAAPRSGPYWGLMSTPIDFDGLLAQSGLSNSNLRYRIALRGVDGLGANGAVFWGDEALFRDERTIGLDIQVLNGHWRMAALPLDEPPVNGPVWASRGAAVLLAMVTVLMVLKLRTMDLRLTESEQLYRELAEQIRDVLFRTDAAGRVIYLNPAWYQITGRDLPSSLGLHWTELVQIDPDGGARLRSATLLADGHLAGDGDVQMALQHERVRLTDRDGMQRTLDVRAGVHRNPSGAIGGLVGIMVDVSEQERLEARVRHLALHDSLTGLANRVLLASRYQQAAELARRMGHRMALLYLDLDGFKPVNDTHGHAVGDRVLCGIAERLQHSVRESDTVARIGGDEFVVLLGQVLSVDDARGVALKLQDALVEPLVQGEHRLRVGVSIGIAVFPDHGGSLDELLRAADRAMYRVKHATSGEHIGITGGGPAGG, encoded by the coding sequence ATGCAGCGCCGATCCTTACAATCGTGGACGAGCATTCTGTTCGCCGCCCTCGGGGTGGCGGCGGCGGCGCTCGTCCTTTTCGCCGGCAGCCTGATCGAGGCGCGCCTGCACGAACGCTGGCGGACCGAACGCCTGAGCGAGCTGTCCGGGTTGCGCGCTCAGCTCGAAGGCCGGCTGAACGGCGCGATCAACCTGTCGGCGGGGCTGATCGCCCATGTGGCGGTGCACGGCGGCATCGAGCATGCAGAGTTCGAGGCGCTGGCCCGCGAGCTGATGGCCGAGCGCAGCCTGCTGCGCAACATCACGCTGGCGCCCGCCAACGTCATCGACATGGTCTATCCGCTCAAGGGCAACGAGGCCGCGCTCGGGCTCGACCTGCTCAACCATCCGGTGCAGGGTGCGGCCACCCGGCGCATGCTCGCGCTCGGCCAGCCGGTGCTGGCGGGGCCGGTGGAGCTGGTGCAGGGCGGCCGGGCGCTGATCCACCGGGTGCCGATCTTCCTGTCGCCGCCGGGGGCGGCACCGCGCAGCGGCCCCTACTGGGGGCTGATGAGCACGCCTATCGACTTCGACGGACTGCTGGCCCAGTCCGGGCTTTCCAATTCGAATCTGCGCTACCGCATCGCCCTGCGCGGCGTCGATGGCCTTGGGGCGAACGGGGCGGTGTTCTGGGGCGACGAGGCCTTGTTCCGCGACGAGCGCACCATCGGCCTCGACATCCAGGTGCTCAATGGCCACTGGCGGATGGCGGCGCTGCCGCTCGACGAGCCGCCGGTCAACGGCCCGGTGTGGGCATCGCGCGGCGCGGCCGTGCTGCTGGCGATGGTGACCGTGCTGATGGTGCTCAAGCTGCGCACCATGGACCTGCGGCTGACCGAATCCGAGCAGCTCTACCGTGAACTGGCCGAGCAGATTCGCGACGTGCTGTTCCGCACCGACGCCGCCGGCCGGGTGATCTACCTCAATCCGGCGTGGTACCAGATCACCGGCCGCGACCTGCCGTCCAGCCTCGGCCTGCACTGGACCGAACTGGTGCAGATCGATCCCGACGGCGGCGCCCGCCTGCGGTCCGCCACGCTATTGGCCGACGGCCATCTTGCCGGCGACGGCGACGTCCAGATGGCGCTGCAGCACGAACGGGTGCGGCTGACCGACCGCGACGGCATGCAGCGCACACTGGACGTGCGTGCTGGCGTGCACCGCAATCCCTCGGGCGCGATCGGCGGCCTGGTCGGCATCATGGTCGATGTGTCGGAGCAGGAGCGCCTCGAGGCCAGGGTGCGTCATCTGGCCTTGCACGACAGCCTCACCGGGCTCGCCAACCGGGTGCTGCTCGCCAGCCGTTACCAGCAGGCGGCCGAACTGGCGCGCCGCATGGGCCACCGGATGGCGCTGCTCTATCTCGATCTGGACGGCTTCAAGCCGGTGAACGATACCCACGGCCATGCGGTCGGCGACCGGGTGCTGTGCGGCATCGCCGAACGCCTGCAGCACAGCGTGCGCGAGAGCGACACGGTGGCGCGCATCGGCGGCGACGAGTTCGTGGTGCTGCTGGGCCAGGTGCTGTCGGTGGACGACGCGCGCGGCGTGGCGCTGAAGCTGCAGGATGCGCTGGTCGAGCCGCTGGTGCAGGGCGAGCATCGCCTGCGCGTCGGCGTGAGCATCGGCATCGCCGTCTTCCCCGACCACGGGGGTTCGCTCGACGAGCTGCTGCGGGCCGCCGACCGCGCGATGTACCGCGTCAAGCACGCCACCTCGGGCGAGCACATCGGCATCACCGGTGGTGGGCCTGCCGGGGGCTGA
- a CDS encoding ABC transporter ATP-binding protein/permease produces MRHAVPAPLPAPATGERHDWQTLKSLVPFIWAYKGRVIFALGCLIAAKGANVTVPIIFKHLVDALTITPQQALIVVPAALLLAYGVLRFSTSLFTELREIVFARVTQQAVREISLRVFRHLHALSLRFHLERQTGGLTRDIERGTRSIGSLISYTLYSILPTLVEIGLVVGILLVQYDAVFALITLGTLSFYILFTVKVTNWRTALRRQANELDSAANARAIDSLLNFETVKYFNNEAFEAHRYDEQLQKWTRAQVKNQYSLSALNIGQAAIIAVGVTAMMWAAASRVAAGSMTLGDIVLVNAFLIQLYIPLNFLGVIYRELRQALTDIERMFGLMHEHREIADAPDAHALPPGPASVRFEQVSFAYDAKRPILFDVDFEIPAGSTVAVVGHSGSGKSTLARLLYRFYDVQGGAIRVNGHDLRGLTQDSLRAAIGIVPQDTVLFNDTLFYNIQYGRPTASRDEVEAAARAAQLEDFIRRLPDGYETRVGERGLKLSGGEKQRVAIARALLKNPAILIFDEATSALDSKTEKAIQAQIELAAAGRTALVIAHRLSTVMDADEIIVLDQGRIAERGRHTDLLAQDGLYTQMWLLQQQETDSVETTG; encoded by the coding sequence ATGAGACACGCCGTCCCCGCCCCCCTGCCCGCGCCCGCCACCGGCGAGCGCCACGACTGGCAGACGCTGAAAAGCCTCGTCCCCTTCATCTGGGCCTACAAGGGCCGGGTGATCTTCGCGCTCGGCTGCCTCATCGCCGCCAAGGGCGCCAACGTCACCGTGCCCATCATCTTCAAGCACCTGGTCGACGCGCTCACCATCACCCCGCAGCAGGCGCTGATCGTGGTCCCGGCGGCGCTGCTGCTGGCCTACGGCGTGCTGCGCTTCTCGACCTCGTTGTTCACCGAGCTGCGCGAGATCGTGTTCGCCCGCGTCACCCAGCAGGCGGTGCGCGAGATCTCGCTGCGGGTGTTCCGCCACCTGCACGCGCTCAGCCTGCGCTTCCACCTCGAACGCCAGACCGGCGGCCTGACCCGCGACATCGAGCGCGGCACCCGCTCGATCGGCTCGCTGATCAGCTACACGCTGTATTCCATCCTGCCGACGCTGGTGGAGATCGGCCTGGTGGTGGGCATCCTGCTGGTGCAGTACGACGCGGTGTTCGCGCTGATCACGCTGGGCACGCTGAGCTTCTACATCCTGTTCACGGTGAAGGTGACCAACTGGCGCACCGCGCTGCGGCGCCAGGCCAACGAGCTGGATTCGGCCGCCAACGCGCGCGCGATCGACAGCCTGCTCAACTTCGAGACGGTGAAGTACTTCAACAACGAGGCCTTCGAAGCGCACCGCTACGACGAACAGCTGCAGAAATGGACGCGGGCGCAGGTCAAGAACCAGTATTCGCTGTCGGCGCTCAACATCGGCCAGGCCGCGATCATCGCCGTCGGCGTCACCGCGATGATGTGGGCGGCGGCCAGCCGCGTCGCCGCCGGCAGCATGACCCTGGGCGACATCGTGCTGGTCAATGCCTTCCTCATCCAGCTCTACATCCCGCTCAACTTCCTCGGCGTGATCTACCGCGAACTGCGCCAGGCGCTGACCGACATCGAGCGCATGTTCGGCCTGATGCACGAACACCGCGAGATCGCCGACGCCCCCGACGCCCACGCCCTGCCGCCCGGCCCCGCCAGCGTGCGCTTCGAGCAGGTGAGTTTCGCCTACGACGCCAAGCGGCCCATCCTGTTCGACGTCGATTTCGAGATCCCCGCCGGCAGCACGGTGGCGGTGGTGGGCCATTCCGGCTCGGGAAAGTCGACGCTGGCGCGCCTGCTCTACCGCTTCTACGACGTGCAGGGCGGCGCCATCCGGGTCAATGGCCACGACCTGCGCGGCCTCACCCAGGACAGCCTGCGCGCCGCGATCGGCATCGTCCCGCAGGACACGGTGCTGTTCAACGACACCCTGTTCTACAACATCCAGTACGGCCGCCCGACCGCCAGCCGCGACGAGGTGGAGGCCGCCGCCCGCGCCGCCCAGTTGGAGGACTTCATCCGCCGCCTGCCCGACGGCTACGAGACACGCGTCGGCGAACGCGGCCTGAAATTGTCCGGCGGCGAGAAGCAGCGGGTGGCGATCGCGCGCGCGCTGCTCAAGAACCCGGCCATCCTGATCTTCGACGAGGCCACCTCGGCGCTGGACTCCAAGACCGAGAAGGCCATCCAGGCCCAGATCGAACTCGCCGCCGCCGGCCGCACCGCGCTGGTCATCGCCCACCGGCTCTCCACCGTGATGGACGCCGACGAGATCATCGTGCTCGATCAGGGCCGCATCGCCGAGCGCGGCCGCCACACCGACCTGCTGGCGCAGGACGGGCTTTACACCCAGATGTGGCTGCTGCAGCAGCAGGAAACCGACAGCGTGGAAACGACGGGCTGA
- a CDS encoding LysE family translocator produces MPTIDTLAAFLAISVVITLAPGPDNLMVLGHSLARGRLAGFGIALGCALGCFTHTLWAALGVSAALASSPAVFLALKLAGAAWLAWLGMQALRCAAAPRLDRVAAARAPWLRDVRRGFVANAINPKVALFFLAFLPQFVQADAGHATLQMVVLGSVFAAQTVLVFGGFALAAGTLGRAIARRPAAGAWLDRIAGLLFIGLAVRLAADDGPL; encoded by the coding sequence ATGCCCACCATCGATACCCTTGCCGCCTTTCTCGCCATCTCGGTGGTGATCACCCTCGCCCCCGGGCCGGACAACCTGATGGTGCTCGGCCACAGCCTGGCGCGCGGGCGGCTGGCCGGCTTCGGCATCGCGCTCGGCTGCGCGCTCGGCTGCTTCACCCACACGCTGTGGGCGGCACTGGGCGTGAGCGCGGCCCTGGCGTCCTCGCCCGCGGTCTTTCTCGCGCTCAAGCTCGCCGGCGCCGCCTGGCTCGCCTGGCTGGGCATGCAGGCCCTGCGCTGTGCCGCCGCGCCACGGCTGGACCGGGTTGCGGCCGCGCGCGCGCCCTGGCTGCGCGATGTGCGCCGCGGTTTCGTCGCCAACGCGATCAATCCCAAGGTGGCGCTGTTCTTCCTCGCCTTCCTGCCGCAGTTCGTGCAGGCCGACGCCGGTCACGCCACGTTGCAGATGGTGGTGCTGGGCAGCGTCTTCGCCGCGCAGACGGTGCTGGTGTTCGGCGGCTTCGCGCTGGCCGCCGGCACCCTTGGCCGCGCCATCGCCCGCCGCCCCGCTGCCGGCGCCTGGCTGGACCGCATCGCCGGCCTGCTCTTCATCGGCCTCGCCGTCCGCCTCGCCGCGGACGACGGCCCTCTCTGA
- a CDS encoding GTP-binding protein, translating into MTADTTDRRIPVTVLTGFLGAGKTTLLNHLLRQPEMEGSAVLINEFGEVGVDHHLVEKVDDTLMVLDSGCICCSVQGDLVKALKRLFMQALHHEIKPVRRVLIETTGLADPAPVISTLMEEPFIAERYRCDGVITAVDVTHADGQLDRHREAMRQVAMADRLLLTKCDLATPELRAALAERLAQLNPAAQQVEVERGEVAPAVMFGCGLYDAAGKIPDVAAWLGEERTRAAAARAAAAAISWRKPGGAAAGGHAPRHDDGVTSYVFTFDAPLTWFGFSDALGLILQVYGERILRVKGLMNIVGDPLPRVVQCVQHVAYPPTSLPAWPDKPPYNDQRSRLVFIVRDLPRGELESIFFGVAGVPVAGEPA; encoded by the coding sequence ATGACCGCCGACACCACCGACCGCCGCATCCCCGTCACCGTCCTCACCGGCTTTCTCGGCGCCGGCAAGACCACGCTGCTCAATCACCTGCTGCGCCAGCCCGAGATGGAAGGCAGTGCGGTGCTGATCAACGAGTTCGGCGAGGTCGGCGTCGATCACCACCTGGTCGAGAAGGTGGACGACACCCTGATGGTGCTCGATTCCGGCTGCATCTGCTGCAGCGTGCAGGGCGACCTGGTGAAGGCACTCAAGCGGCTCTTCATGCAGGCGCTGCATCACGAGATCAAGCCGGTGCGTCGCGTGCTGATCGAAACCACCGGGCTGGCCGACCCGGCGCCGGTGATCTCGACGCTGATGGAAGAGCCTTTCATCGCCGAGCGCTACCGCTGCGACGGCGTCATCACCGCGGTGGACGTCACCCACGCCGACGGCCAGCTCGACCGGCACCGCGAGGCGATGCGCCAGGTGGCGATGGCGGACCGGCTGCTGCTCACCAAATGCGACCTCGCCACGCCAGAGCTGCGCGCGGCGCTGGCCGAGCGGCTGGCGCAGCTCAATCCGGCGGCGCAGCAGGTCGAGGTCGAGCGCGGCGAGGTGGCGCCGGCGGTGATGTTCGGCTGCGGGTTGTACGACGCCGCCGGCAAGATCCCGGACGTGGCGGCCTGGCTGGGCGAGGAGCGCACGCGTGCGGCCGCGGCGCGTGCCGCGGCAGCGGCCATCAGCTGGCGCAAGCCGGGCGGCGCGGCGGCCGGCGGCCATGCGCCGCGCCACGACGACGGCGTCACCAGCTATGTGTTCACCTTCGACGCGCCGCTCACCTGGTTCGGCTTCAGCGACGCGCTCGGCCTCATCCTGCAGGTCTACGGCGAGCGCATCCTGCGGGTGAAGGGGCTGATGAACATCGTCGGCGATCCGCTGCCGCGGGTGGTGCAGTGCGTGCAGCACGTCGCCTATCCGCCCACCAGCCTGCCCGCCTGGCCGGACAAGCCGCCCTACAACGACCAGCGCAGCCGCCTGGTGTTCATCGTGCGCGACCTGCCGCGCGGCGAGCTGGAGAGCATCTTCTTCGGCGTGGCCGGGGTGCCGGTGGCGGGCGAACCGGCGTAG